The genomic window CGCTCGGGCGCCTGTACGCCGGCGGGCGCGCGCCGCTCATCACCCGCGTCGACCTGGTCGCGGCGCGGCTGCGCACGCCCGAGCGCAGAGTCGCCGCGTCCGTCGCCCAGCTCGGGCTCGCCGCCCGGCTCTGGTCCACGGCGCTCGGACCGGCCGCCCTGTACGGCGAGTTCCCCGAACCGGACCCGGCGGCCCTGTGGTGGGACCCGGCGCTCAGCACGCCCGACGATCTGTGTCTGCGCGAGGTACGGCCGCGGCCCGGCACCGTCGAGGACATCCGCGAGGCCGTCCAGTACGGCCATCTCGCACCCCTCGCGCAGGCCCTCCGCAATGACGTCCGTGTATCGCCCCGGCTGCTGTGGGGCAACGCCGGCTCCGCGCTCGCCGGCGCCCTGCGCGAACTGGACCGCTGGGCGCGGGCCCACGGCCGCCCCGAAGTGGCCGCGCGCGCCGCCGAACTGACCGCCGGCCTCCTGGACCACCCCGATCTCGCCGGCACCGTAGGCGGCCCGTCCCTGCGCCGCACCAGTTGCTGTCTCTACTACCGCTGCCCCGGCGGTGGCCTGTGCGGCGACTGCGTCTTCGACCGCCCCCCGTCGGCCGCGGGCGCGCGCTGAGGACGTCGGCCGGGGGTCCCGCCCCGGACGCTCCGGGAATCAGCAGGCGCCCGCACTCTTCCGCAGCGACCGCATCTGGGTGACCATCGACGCATGAGGGTGGGACTGCTCACACGCGAGTATCCGCCGGACATCTACGGCGGCGCCGGGGTCCATGTGGAGTTCCTCGCCCGCGAGTTACGGGCGCTGACCGACCTCGACGTGCACGCCTGGGGCGCGGCTGACGCCGTGTCCGGCGGCGGCGCCGTACGCCACGCCGCGCTCTCCGGCCTCGACGGCGCCAACGACGCGCTGCGCACCTTCTCCGTCGACCTGTCGATGGCCGCCGCGCTCGAAGGCCGCGAGCTGGTGCACTCCCACACCTGGTACGCGAACCTCGCCGGCCATCTCGCCAAGCTGCTCTACGGCATCCCGCACATCGTCACCTCGCACTCGCTGGAGCCGCTGCGCCCCTGGAAGGCCGAGCAGCTCGGCGGCGGCTACGTCCTGTCCGGCTGGGCCGAGCGCACCGCGATCGAGGCCGCCGATGCCGTCATCGCCGTCTCGAACGGCATGCGCGCCGACATCCTGGACTGCTACCCCGCCCTCGACCCGGCCAGGGTCCGCGTCGTCCACAACGGCATCGACACCGCCCTCTACCGCCCCGACCCCGGCACGGACGCCCTGCGCCGCCTCGGCATCGATCCCGCGCGCCCGTACGTCCTCTTCGTCGGCCGCATCACCCGCCAGAAGGGCGTCCCGCACCTGCTGCGCGCCGCCCGCGCCCTCGACCCCGGCGCCCAGCTGGTGCTGTGCGCGGGCGCGCCCGACACCCCGGAGATCGGCGCCGAGTTCCGGGAGCTCGTGGACGAGCTGGTGCGCGTACGCGACGGGGTGCGCTGGATCCCGGAGATGCTGCCGCGGC from Streptomyces formicae includes these protein-coding regions:
- the glgA gene encoding glycogen synthase, with the translated sequence MRVGLLTREYPPDIYGGAGVHVEFLARELRALTDLDVHAWGAADAVSGGGAVRHAALSGLDGANDALRTFSVDLSMAAALEGRELVHSHTWYANLAGHLAKLLYGIPHIVTSHSLEPLRPWKAEQLGGGYVLSGWAERTAIEAADAVIAVSNGMRADILDCYPALDPARVRVVHNGIDTALYRPDPGTDALRRLGIDPARPYVLFVGRITRQKGVPHLLRAARALDPGAQLVLCAGAPDTPEIGAEFRELVDELVRVRDGVRWIPEMLPRPDVVQLLTHAAVFVCPSVYEPLGIVNLEAMACGTAVVASGVGGIPEVVDDGLTGLLVPYDARHPRDFETGLTEALNQVLDDPPTARRMGEAGRERAVREFGWDQVARRTYEVYEETLKAS
- a CDS encoding (2Fe-2S)-binding protein; amino-acid sequence: MDLEELSSIGGFFALRTGEPGDGHRPLGRLYAGGRAPLITRVDLVAARLRTPERRVAASVAQLGLAARLWSTALGPAALYGEFPEPDPAALWWDPALSTPDDLCLREVRPRPGTVEDIREAVQYGHLAPLAQALRNDVRVSPRLLWGNAGSALAGALRELDRWARAHGRPEVAARAAELTAGLLDHPDLAGTVGGPSLRRTSCCLYYRCPGGGLCGDCVFDRPPSAAGAR